A genome region from Lactobacillus sp. ESL0791 includes the following:
- a CDS encoding ABC transporter transmembrane domain-containing protein: MSLFNYFKRTKFQFILVIVLTVINAGWQTLGGISSANALSAVAQMNGKQFFIWVGIMTLAYTFYAVFGNWITVSTAYLTQNIDTLIRTDVAKRLAAADYHYFHEQTTATYTSWLTNDINTINEFGIGDLMMIIQQISEISMSAVTLAYFHYSLLITTAILTIIMAIVPNLFTKLMAKRSLSFTHANERLVNTINDLLDGFNTLFLANAAQVIVNKINDACGDVKKHAVAYKKAAGASAWTTNLISFACQSILPEHPARPSRLADPAASDTGWDNQRRAIFCRNNFR, from the coding sequence ATGAGTTTATTCAATTATTTCAAAAGGACAAAGTTCCAATTCATTCTTGTTATTGTTTTAACAGTTATTAACGCTGGCTGGCAGACACTCGGCGGTATTTCCAGTGCCAACGCATTAAGTGCGGTTGCCCAAATGAACGGCAAACAGTTTTTTATCTGGGTAGGAATTATGACCCTTGCATATACCTTTTATGCAGTTTTCGGCAATTGGATTACGGTTAGCACGGCCTATCTCACACAGAATATCGACACACTAATCAGAACCGATGTCGCTAAACGGCTGGCAGCGGCCGATTATCATTATTTTCATGAACAAACAACGGCCACCTATACTTCCTGGCTGACCAACGATATCAACACGATTAATGAATTTGGCATCGGCGATTTGATGATGATTATCCAGCAAATCAGCGAAATCAGCATGAGCGCCGTCACTCTGGCTTACTTTCATTACAGCCTGCTGATTACTACCGCCATTTTGACAATCATTATGGCAATCGTGCCCAACCTGTTCACCAAGTTAATGGCCAAGCGTTCACTTTCCTTCACACATGCCAACGAACGGCTGGTTAATACCATTAATGATCTTTTGGACGGCTTCAACACATTATTCTTGGCAAATGCCGCCCAGGTAATCGTCAACAAAATTAATGATGCTTGCGGTGACGTTAAAAAGCATGCGGTTGCCTATAAAAAGGCAGCCGGTGCCAGCGCGTGGACAACCAACCTGATTTCTTTTGCCTGCCAGAGCATCCTGCCAGAGCATCCTGCTCGCCCAAGCCGGTTGGCTGATCCTGCAGCATCTGACACCGGTTGGGACAATCAGCGGCGCGCAATTTTTTGCCGGAACAATTTTCGCTGA
- a CDS encoding type II toxin-antitoxin system RelB/DinJ family antitoxin: MEKISQVNFKIAEKDKKEVTAIFKYYGLDLSTGIKMYLKEVQHTKSIPLRLRPVTELDEAIQEAQNHDFVGSYDSIEDFTKAMNDEN; this comes from the coding sequence ATGGAAAAAATTAGTCAAGTGAATTTTAAAATTGCTGAAAAAGATAAAAAGGAAGTTACAGCTATTTTCAAGTATTACGGTCTAGATTTGAGTACCGGAATAAAAATGTACCTTAAGGAAGTACAACATACTAAAAGCATTCCTCTCAGATTACGTCCAGTAACTGAGCTTGATGAAGCAATTCAAGAAGCTCAGAATCATGATTTTGTTGGCAGCTATGATTCAATTGAAGATTTCACAAAAGCAATGAACGATGAAAATTGA
- a CDS encoding DUF975 family protein — protein sequence MIRTELKQNAKNQLRGNWTWAIGVTLIISIVNLVISIGYFQKAIHGTLPGVNYQIEIRAILQTILSIFTNFFALSFAISFLNLTEGKKDSIGKAAFSMFYNNLFTPELLNYIMQLLFEFFWSLLLIIPGIIKSYSYALTPYIVKDMVESGQKVTYTTGVTASKELMQGHKWELFVLDLSFAGWYLLLIFLGAIIGVVIGSAVHFNLTYIATCSIVAGIAAGIGNLWLTPYVQTTKANFYRQLAGDQFQH from the coding sequence ATGATTAGAACAGAATTGAAGCAAAATGCCAAAAATCAGCTGCGCGGTAACTGGACTTGGGCAATAGGTGTTACGCTGATTATCAGCATTGTTAACCTAGTTATTTCAATTGGTTATTTCCAGAAAGCAATTCACGGCACTTTACCTGGTGTTAATTATCAAATTGAAATACGAGCCATCTTACAAACGATTCTTTCAATATTTACCAATTTTTTTGCGCTAAGCTTTGCTATTAGTTTTTTAAACTTAACTGAAGGCAAGAAAGACAGTATTGGTAAGGCAGCTTTTTCAATGTTTTACAATAACTTATTTACCCCCGAGCTTTTAAATTATATAATGCAGCTTCTATTTGAATTCTTCTGGAGCCTGCTACTGATTATTCCCGGAATTATCAAATCCTATTCTTATGCGCTGACGCCGTATATTGTCAAAGACATGGTTGAAAGTGGGCAAAAAGTGACTTATACAACAGGAGTAACCGCCAGCAAAGAACTAATGCAGGGACACAAATGGGAGCTGTTTGTATTAGACTTGAGTTTCGCCGGTTGGTACTTGCTGCTAATTTTTTTAGGCGCAATTATTGGCGTAGTTATCGGTTCTGCTGTTCATTTTAACTTAACTTACATCGCAACTTGTTCAATTGTTGCCGGCATAGCTGCGGGAATTGGCAACCTATGGCTCACTCCATATGTCCAAACAACCAAGGCCAACTTTTATCGTCAACTGGCTGGGGACCAATTTCAGCACTAA
- the mmuM gene encoding homocysteine S-methyltransferase, which produces MNLIEAIKNRGLVLDGAMSDELERQGIKTNNHLWTASALITDPKTVYQAHMNYFQAGAQLVITDTYQANVPAFTELGYSNAQAQNFIASAVKIAKQAREDYEKQTGKHNFVAGTIGAYGAYLADGNEYRGDYHLSSKEYLDFHLPRLTTIIAEKPDCLAIETQPKLEEVICLLTWLKEQQPQIPVYVSFTLQDSQTISDGTSLKTAVNAVNNFPQVFAVGVNCVNPHLVSSAITCIQQETSKEIVVYPNQGASYDPASKTWQKIAHPIDFYQATKKWYKLGAHLIGSCCTTGPAQTKEIAQAFEEIVK; this is translated from the coding sequence ATGAATTTAATAGAAGCAATCAAAAACAGGGGCTTGGTTTTAGACGGTGCAATGTCTGACGAATTAGAAAGACAGGGGATCAAAACCAATAATCATCTGTGGACGGCATCCGCTTTAATTACCGATCCGAAAACCGTCTACCAGGCACATATGAATTATTTTCAAGCCGGGGCTCAACTGGTAATTACCGATACCTACCAAGCAAATGTCCCTGCTTTTACAGAATTAGGTTATTCGAATGCACAAGCACAGAATTTTATCGCTTCTGCTGTCAAAATTGCCAAGCAAGCTCGGGAAGATTACGAAAAGCAAACTGGTAAGCATAATTTCGTCGCTGGGACAATTGGCGCTTACGGTGCCTATCTCGCAGACGGTAATGAATATCGGGGCGACTACCATTTATCTTCAAAAGAGTATCTTGACTTTCATCTTCCGCGTCTAACAACGATCATCGCTGAAAAGCCAGATTGTCTGGCAATTGAGACTCAGCCTAAACTTGAAGAAGTTATTTGTTTATTGACTTGGCTCAAAGAACAGCAGCCACAAATCCCAGTTTATGTAAGTTTCACCTTGCAAGACAGCCAAACAATCAGTGACGGCACCAGTCTCAAGACCGCAGTTAATGCTGTCAATAACTTCCCGCAGGTTTTTGCTGTTGGTGTCAACTGTGTCAATCCGCACCTTGTTAGTTCAGCAATTACCTGTATTCAACAAGAAACTAGCAAAGAAATTGTCGTTTATCCTAATCAAGGTGCTTCCTATGATCCCGCCAGTAAAACCTGGCAGAAAATCGCACACCCAATTGATTTTTATCAGGCCACTAAAAAATGGTACAAGTTAGGCGCGCATTTAATCGGCAGTTGCTGCACTACAGGTCCTGCCCAAACCAAAGAAATTGCTCAGGCCTTTGAAGAAATAGTGAAATAG
- a CDS encoding ATP-binding cassette domain-containing protein produces MAKLASVKTMPSKKEIPFTANSDISLNHISYTYPQKDKTTLNNLAFSFKNKGKYILTGDSAAGKSTLLNIISGLIKNYHGKIFLGKQDYHDLSDRQFHQQISYVLQNPYIFNASLRWNLTLGEDFSIAELDRVIKKCDLTATVAKLPQGLNTMLDSKGYSLSGGQKQCIAFARALLRKTPIYLLDEATSSLDKEASTQLEKQILTDPGKTVIMVTHHLQKDIANLADQVVDLQKINS; encoded by the coding sequence ATGGCAAAATTAGCCAGTGTCAAAACGATGCCATCTAAAAAAGAAATTCCATTTACTGCTAATAGCGACATTTCTTTAAATCATATTTCTTACACTTATCCGCAGAAAGACAAGACAACGCTTAACAATCTCGCTTTCAGCTTTAAGAATAAAGGCAAATATATCTTAACCGGGGATTCTGCCGCAGGTAAAAGTACGCTGCTAAACATCATCAGCGGCCTAATTAAAAATTATCACGGGAAAATTTTTCTTGGCAAGCAGGATTATCACGACTTATCCGACCGGCAGTTTCATCAGCAAATATCTTATGTGCTGCAAAATCCGTATATTTTCAACGCTTCTTTAAGGTGGAACCTGACATTAGGCGAAGATTTTTCTATTGCAGAACTTGATCGGGTGATCAAAAAATGCGACTTAACTGCAACCGTTGCTAAACTGCCGCAAGGTCTAAACACCATGCTCGACAGTAAAGGTTATTCTCTATCCGGTGGGCAAAAGCAGTGCATCGCGTTTGCCAGGGCACTGCTGCGCAAGACACCGATTTATCTGTTGGATGAGGCGACTTCATCATTAGATAAAGAAGCAAGCACACAATTAGAAAAACAAATTTTAACCGATCCCGGAAAAACCGTCATCATGGTTACCCATCATTTACAAAAAGATATAGCAAACTTGGCTGACCAAGTTGTCGATCTTCAAAAAATCAATTCATAA
- a CDS encoding amino acid permease has protein sequence MEKKMHLNRKMESRHIRMISLGGVIGTGLFLSSGYTIHQAGPIGTIIAYLIGAVLVYTVMLCLGELAVAMPYTGSFHVYAKNYIGPATGFVVAILYWLTWTIALGSEFTAAGLIMQQWFPTIPVWCWSLVFMILIFAVNYFSVKTFAESEFWLAAIKVFAIVAFIILGVLAIVGIIPLRGMHHAPGLTNLYKNGLFPNGWHGVFTTMLTVNFAFSGTELIGVTAGEAKDPEKTIPQAIHTTLWRLIIFFVGSIVVLSALIPYKVAGVTQSPFVYVLKQMNIPFAGDIMNFVVLTAIVSAANSGLYASARMLWSLGNEGTIPKFFAKTNHEGSPIVALTFSMLGGIFALISSVVAADTVYLVLVSISGLAVVFVWMAIALSEINFRKRFLKEGHSLSELKFKTPCWPLVPYFAFLMSALSCLLIWFDPKQRIALYCTLPFVAVCYLVHYFWAKMGKTAKK, from the coding sequence ATGGAAAAAAAGATGCATTTAAACCGTAAAATGGAATCGCGCCATATCCGGATGATTTCATTAGGCGGTGTAATTGGGACAGGGCTATTTCTAAGCTCGGGCTATACCATCCACCAGGCAGGACCAATTGGGACAATAATCGCATATTTGATTGGTGCGGTTTTGGTTTATACAGTCATGCTGTGCCTTGGAGAATTAGCCGTGGCCATGCCTTATACCGGCTCTTTTCATGTTTATGCCAAAAACTATATTGGTCCCGCTACCGGTTTTGTTGTCGCGATTTTATACTGGCTGACCTGGACCATTGCTTTGGGGTCTGAATTTACGGCTGCTGGTTTGATTATGCAGCAATGGTTTCCCACCATTCCGGTTTGGTGCTGGAGTCTTGTTTTCATGATTTTAATTTTTGCGGTTAACTATTTCTCCGTCAAAACTTTTGCCGAAAGCGAATTTTGGCTGGCGGCGATTAAGGTGTTTGCGATTGTTGCCTTCATTATTCTTGGCGTTTTAGCGATTGTGGGGATTATCCCGTTGCGTGGGATGCATCATGCGCCGGGGCTGACTAATTTATATAAGAATGGCCTCTTTCCGAACGGCTGGCACGGTGTTTTCACAACAATGCTGACGGTAAACTTTGCTTTTTCCGGAACAGAATTAATCGGGGTTACTGCTGGAGAGGCCAAGGATCCAGAGAAAACAATTCCCCAGGCAATTCATACTACCTTGTGGCGGTTAATTATTTTCTTTGTTGGCAGTATCGTAGTTTTGTCAGCATTAATACCATATAAGGTGGCGGGGGTGACCCAGAGTCCTTTTGTTTACGTGCTAAAGCAGATGAATATTCCGTTTGCCGGTGACATAATGAATTTTGTTGTGCTGACGGCAATCGTTTCGGCGGCCAATTCTGGCTTATACGCATCGGCGCGGATGTTGTGGTCATTAGGAAATGAAGGCACTATTCCGAAGTTCTTTGCGAAAACAAATCACGAGGGTTCGCCGATTGTTGCGTTGACTTTCAGCATGCTTGGCGGGATTTTTGCCCTGATTTCCAGTGTCGTAGCTGCGGATACGGTCTACTTGGTGCTGGTTTCGATTTCGGGACTAGCCGTAGTATTTGTGTGGATGGCGATTGCACTGAGTGAGATTAACTTTCGCAAACGCTTTTTAAAGGAAGGTCATAGTCTCAGTGAATTAAAGTTTAAGACACCATGCTGGCCATTAGTACCGTACTTTGCTTTCTTGATGAGCGCGTTATCTTGTCTGTTAATTTGGTTTGACCCGAAGCAGCGGATTGCGTTGTACTGCACACTGCCGTTTGTTGCAGTTTGCTATTTGGTCCATTATTTTTGGGCCAAGATGGGTAAAACAGCGAAAAAATAA
- a CDS encoding CPBP family intramembrane glutamic endopeptidase, whose translation MFADKRLRLWHLGQVVIQLIVLLVYSLLTLPNINKRGLWSLLICFVFCLLEFTLVKSESEQATRWQKINHYLEVLAITYTLPESLRLISKLILRFNFLNPTFWMIIVGIYTLVMYIPMAKLALAKVQNNWGRIILLALIIFNNTVGAAQIAAADLGYTAALEAAYDSGFAGCFALIIITLLAMHEWGFHAPHFKFGSKVSVGIIFLIICLLVLNIFYQIFPRILANPTWDYLYSTWQTYSFNLEFNLNLKMIFTVLEAGIAEEWLMRYCVLNLLLKIFQNNKWQLVLAVFFDGLIFGMWHLSNISFQSLPATLYQMFGVGSSALFLAAIYLYTDSLLVGMIYHCLYDFPVFLFQGAADVGN comes from the coding sequence ATGTTTGCTGATAAAAGATTACGCCTATGGCATTTAGGACAAGTCGTAATTCAACTTATTGTTCTGCTTGTTTACAGCTTGTTGACATTACCTAACATCAACAAGCGGGGATTATGGAGTTTATTAATTTGCTTTGTTTTTTGCTTGCTTGAATTTACCTTGGTAAAATCAGAAAGTGAACAGGCGACAAGATGGCAAAAAATCAATCATTATCTTGAAGTGCTTGCCATTACTTATACTTTGCCCGAATCCTTACGCCTGATTTCCAAATTGATCCTGCGTTTTAATTTTTTAAATCCAACTTTTTGGATGATTATTGTTGGAATCTACACATTAGTTATGTATATTCCGATGGCTAAACTTGCGTTAGCAAAAGTGCAAAATAACTGGGGCCGGATCATTCTTCTTGCTTTGATTATTTTTAATAATACGGTTGGGGCGGCACAGATTGCTGCCGCCGATTTAGGCTATACAGCCGCACTTGAAGCTGCTTATGATTCAGGTTTTGCCGGCTGTTTTGCTCTGATTATTATTACTTTGCTTGCAATGCATGAATGGGGCTTTCACGCGCCGCATTTTAAATTTGGGTCTAAAGTTTCAGTCGGCATTATTTTTTTAATAATTTGTTTGCTGGTATTGAATATTTTTTATCAAATTTTTCCGAGAATCTTGGCTAATCCTACATGGGATTATCTTTATTCAACGTGGCAAACTTATAGTTTTAACCTTGAGTTTAATTTGAACCTCAAAATGATTTTTACGGTGTTGGAGGCAGGAATTGCTGAAGAATGGTTAATGCGGTATTGTGTTTTAAATCTACTGCTGAAGATTTTTCAAAATAATAAGTGGCAACTTGTTTTAGCCGTATTTTTTGATGGCTTAATTTTCGGCATGTGGCATTTATCTAATATATCATTTCAATCGCTGCCGGCAACCTTGTACCAAATGTTTGGGGTTGGTAGCTCAGCTCTGTTTTTAGCTGCAATTTATCTTTACACCGATTCCCTTCTTGTGGGAATGATTTACCACTGTTTATATGACTTTCCGGTTTTTCTTTTTCAAGGGGCCGCGGACGTTGGCAATTAA
- a CDS encoding type II toxin-antitoxin system mRNA interferase toxin, RelE/StbE family translates to MKIEPTRRFKKSYKYYSKKHYPMDKISYCLQAIQTNDQIFLHKHKDHKLFANFREMHIDRQYNDDWLLIYNFDVNAKELILVLIDLGTHSKLNRLV, encoded by the coding sequence ATGAAAATTGAACCGACCAGACGCTTTAAAAAATCATATAAATATTATTCTAAAAAGCATTATCCGATGGATAAAATAAGTTATTGTCTGCAAGCTATTCAAACTAATGACCAAATTTTTTTGCATAAGCACAAAGATCATAAATTATTTGCAAATTTCCGCGAAATGCATATTGATAGACAATATAATGACGATTGGCTATTGATCTACAATTTTGACGTGAACGCTAAAGAATTAATCTTAGTTTTAATTGATCTAGGAACGCATTCTAAGCTAAATAGACTTGTGTAA
- a CDS encoding amino acid ABC transporter ATP-binding protein → MTEANNTILSLKHIKKSFGDHQVLRDISFDINKGEIATIIGPSGGGKSTTLRCINLLEEPSGGSVEFHGKNVLDPKFNRNIYRAKVGMVFQQFDLFTNKNVLGNCMVGQQLILKRSKEEAHRIAMENLTKVGMEQYINARPNQLSGGQQQRVAIARAICMDPEILLFDEPTSALDPEMVGEVLDVMKQLATTGLTMIIVTHEMSFANDVSDQVFFIDDGVVAEQGTPNEIFNHTKEEKTKKFLRNFQK, encoded by the coding sequence ATGACTGAAGCAAATAACACGATTTTATCGTTAAAGCATATAAAAAAATCATTTGGTGATCACCAAGTTCTGCGTGACATTTCCTTTGATATCAACAAAGGGGAAATTGCCACAATTATTGGTCCTTCCGGCGGTGGTAAATCAACCACTCTGCGTTGCATCAACTTGCTTGAAGAGCCGTCGGGCGGCAGCGTTGAATTTCATGGCAAAAATGTTTTGGATCCAAAATTCAACCGCAATATTTACCGGGCAAAAGTCGGCATGGTGTTCCAGCAGTTTGATCTTTTTACCAATAAAAACGTCTTGGGCAACTGCATGGTTGGTCAGCAATTGATTCTTAAACGCTCCAAAGAAGAAGCACATAGGATTGCCATGGAAAACTTGACTAAGGTCGGCATGGAACAATACATCAATGCCCGTCCCAACCAGTTATCTGGTGGTCAGCAGCAACGGGTGGCGATTGCCCGAGCAATCTGCATGGATCCTGAAATCCTCCTCTTTGATGAGCCAACAAGTGCACTTGACCCCGAAATGGTTGGTGAGGTATTAGACGTTATGAAGCAGCTGGCAACCACTGGATTAACAATGATTATCGTTACCCATGAAATGTCTTTTGCCAATGATGTTTCCGATCAGGTCTTCTTTATTGATGACGGTGTGGTCGCAGAACAAGGCACACCTAACGAGATTTTCAACCATACTAAAGAAGAAAAAACGAAGAAGTTCTTGCGCAACTTCCAGAAATAG
- a CDS encoding replication-associated recombination protein A translates to MKQESLFADNEKNMPLASRVRPTSLKEFVGQEQLLGPGKILREMIDNDQVSSMIFWGPPGVGKTTLAKIIARQTQASFYNFSAVDSSISKIRKIMKEAEEEREIGQKTLVFVDEIHRFNKAQQDAFLPYVEAGSITLIGATTENLSFEVNSALLSRCKVFVLKALEVKDIVKLLQNALRNPNGFGKLKVEIGDQEIKAIAKFANGDARTALNTLEMAVLNGVKKDNVVKVTLANLSQLITRKSVLYDKNGEEHYNIISALHKSMRNSDVDAAIYWLSRMLEGGEDPLYIARRLVRFASEDIGLADTNALNVAVNVFQACQFLGMPECDVHLTEAVIYLSLAPKSNAVYKARLAAAEDVKKTSDEPVPLQIRNAPTKLMKNLGYGKDYQLAHSAKDKLTNMKTMPSNLAGHEYYHPTTEGHEDRFKKRLEQIKQWHQENDE, encoded by the coding sequence ATGAAACAAGAATCACTGTTTGCTGATAATGAGAAGAACATGCCGCTTGCGAGCCGAGTTCGGCCCACTAGTTTAAAAGAATTTGTCGGTCAAGAACAGTTACTGGGCCCCGGTAAAATTTTGCGGGAGATGATTGATAACGATCAAGTCTCTTCGATGATCTTTTGGGGCCCGCCCGGTGTCGGTAAAACCACGCTGGCAAAGATTATTGCTAGGCAAACACAGGCTAGTTTTTATAATTTCAGCGCTGTTGACAGCAGCATCAGCAAAATCCGCAAAATTATGAAAGAGGCCGAAGAAGAACGTGAAATCGGGCAGAAGACCTTGGTATTTGTTGACGAAATTCACCGCTTCAATAAGGCTCAACAGGATGCATTTTTGCCGTACGTTGAAGCCGGCAGCATAACCTTAATTGGGGCAACAACGGAAAATCTATCCTTTGAAGTTAATTCGGCTTTATTGTCGCGCTGCAAAGTTTTTGTCTTAAAGGCCCTTGAGGTCAAGGATATTGTTAAATTGCTCCAGAATGCCTTGCGCAATCCCAACGGTTTTGGCAAGTTAAAAGTTGAGATTGGTGACCAGGAAATTAAGGCTATTGCCAAGTTTGCCAACGGCGATGCCCGGACAGCTTTGAACACACTGGAAATGGCGGTTTTGAATGGTGTTAAAAAAGACAACGTGGTCAAGGTCACGCTGGCAAATTTATCGCAGCTGATCACACGCAAGTCGGTTTTATATGATAAGAATGGTGAGGAGCACTATAACATCATCTCCGCCCTGCATAAATCAATGCGCAACAGCGATGTTGATGCGGCAATTTACTGGCTTTCCCGGATGCTTGAGGGCGGGGAAGATCCGCTGTACATTGCGCGTCGGCTTGTGCGTTTTGCCAGTGAGGATATCGGCCTTGCTGACACCAATGCTCTGAACGTTGCTGTCAATGTTTTTCAGGCCTGCCAGTTTCTGGGGATGCCCGAATGTGACGTTCATTTGACTGAAGCTGTGATCTATCTGTCGCTTGCGCCCAAGTCTAACGCAGTTTATAAGGCCCGGCTGGCTGCAGCGGAAGATGTTAAAAAAACTAGTGATGAACCCGTGCCGCTGCAGATTCGTAATGCTCCGACCAAACTGATGAAGAATTTAGGTTACGGCAAGGATTACCAGTTGGCCCATTCTGCTAAGGATAAGCTGACTAATATGAAAACAATGCCATCCAATCTTGCGGGTCACGAATATTATCACCCAACAACTGAGGGCCATGAAGACCGCTTTAAAAAACGGCTGGAGCAGATCAAGCAGTGGCACCAGGAGAATGATGAATAA